The Flavobacteriales bacterium nucleotide sequence AGAAACAACTTGACCCTGACTGTTTGTAATGGAAACTATCAAATTATTAAAACTTGCCTTAACGAAAACTTTTCCGTTTGCGTCAACTACAACTTTGCGTTTTTTTACTACCTTTTTATTGGTTGCCATTCTATCAATTATTATTTAGTTACCTTTTTCTTTCCAGCAACAGTTTTTCTCTTTCCTTTTCTGGTTCTGCTATTGTTTTTGGTTCTTTGGCCACGAAGTGGAAGACCTTTTCTATGTCTAAGACCTCTGTAGCAGCCAATATCCATCAATCGCTTAATATTCATCTGGGTTTGAGAACGAAGCTCGCCTTCAACAGTCATTTCAGAAATAGCTCCACGAATTGCAGCAATTTCATCATCGTTCCAATCCTGAACTTTTTTATTCCAATCAATGCTATTATTGGTCAAAATACGTTGAGACGTACTTAATCCAATTCCAAAAATATAGGTAAGGCCTATAACACCTCTTTTGTTTCTTGGTAAATCAACACCTGAAATCCTTGCCATTGTATATTAATTAACCTTGTCTTTGTTTAAATTTAGGGTTTTTCTTGTTGATTACGTAAACTTTTCCTTTACGTTTTACGATTTTGCAATCAACGCTTCGCTTTTTTACGGCTGCTGTAACTTTCATTTTATTTATATCTATACGTAATTCTTCCTCTTGTTAAATCATACGGTGTCATTTCTACCTGAACCTTATCACCTGGTAAAATTCGGATGTAGTGCATTCTCATTTTCCCGGAGATGGTTCCCAAAATTTGATGACCATTTTCCAATTCTATTCTAAACATTGCATTGGAAAGTGCCTCAGTTATTACACCATCTTGTTTTATAGGTTCCTGTTTTGCCATATCTTGCGTTAAAGGGCTGCGAAATTAAACATTTTTTTGATTAA carries:
- the infA gene encoding translation initiation factor IF-1; protein product: MAKQEPIKQDGVITEALSNAMFRIELENGHQILGTISGKMRMHYIRILPGDKVQVEMTPYDLTRGRITYRYK
- the rpmJ gene encoding 50S ribosomal protein L36; protein product: MKVTAAVKKRSVDCKIVKRKGKVYVINKKNPKFKQRQG
- the rpsM gene encoding 30S ribosomal protein S13, with the protein product MARISGVDLPRNKRGVIGLTYIFGIGLSTSQRILTNNSIDWNKKVQDWNDDEIAAIRGAISEMTVEGELRSQTQMNIKRLMDIGCYRGLRHRKGLPLRGQRTKNNSRTRKGKRKTVAGKKKVTK